A region of the Sinorhizobium arboris LMG 14919 genome:
GCCCTCCAGCCGATCGTAGAAGCGACGACCGGGGCGGTGTTCGGTTATGAATCGCTCATGCGCGGATTCGAGCGCCTGGGCTTCGCCTCTCCGGTCGAACTGCTCGACAAGGCCGAGAGTGCGGGGCAATTGCTTGCGCTCGAGCACCTGATCAACAGCCGCGCCGTCGCCGCCTTTGCCAAGCTCCCGGATTTTTCGGCGCGCACGCTCTTTCTCAATTTCGATGCGAGGCTCATCGGCGGCGAGGGGGATATCGTCGAACGTCTCGTCAACCACTTGAAGCGCGCGAATATCGCTCCATCTTCGCTTTGCTTCGAACTTTCGGAACGCTTCGACAGCAGCAGGATGCCGGACTTCTCCGTGCTCGTACGGCAGCTGCGGCTGGCGGGCTTCAAGCTTGCGATCGACGACTTCGGTGCCGGGTTCAACGGCTTGAAGCTGCTCTGCGACCAGCCGGTCGACTATGTGAAGATCGATCGGCATTTCATCTCCGGTATCGACAAAGACGCACGCAGGCGCCATCTCGTCCGCCACACCGTCAATATGGCTCATGTCCTCGGGACGCGGGTCATCGCCGAGGGGGTGGAGACGGAGGCGGAGCTCCTCGCTTGCCGCGATCTCGGCTGCGATCTGATGCAGGGCTATTTCATCGCCCGGCCGACGACGCACCTTAGGGAGCTGCAGGCCGTCTATCCCCATCTCCAACCGGAGGGCGTCCGGCGGTCCTCATCGACGCTGGACAGCATCCTGATCCGGAAGGAGATCGAGCAGCTCCCGGCGGCGAGGGAGAGCGACGACCTCGATTCCGTGTTCGACCTTTTCCGGCTCAATCCGCGCCAGCCGTTCTTTCCGGTGCTGAATGCCGATGGCGAACCGCGTGGCATACTGCACGAGTACCACGTCAAGGAGATGATCTATCATCCCTTCGGCCGCGACCTCCTGAAGAACCGGATCTATCAGCGCCGCATCTCGCATTTCGTCACGCCCGCGCCGATCGCGGATCTCGACACGCCCGCCGACGAGATGCTGAAGATCTTCGCCGGAATGGACGGGAGCGACTGCGTCATCCTGACGGAGAACATGCGCTATGCCGGTATTCTCTCCGCTTCGTCGCTTCTGAAGATCATCAACGAGAAGCAGTTGAAGATGGCGCAGGAGCAGAATCCGCTGACGGGCCTTCCCGGTAACCGGACGATCCGCGATTACGTCCAGCGCGCGATCCTGGACGGCGACCGGGTCCGCTACTTCTGCTACTGCGATTTCGACGACTTCAAGCCCTTCAACGATACTTACGGTTTTCAGAAGGGGGATCTCGCGATCACCCTGTTCGCGGCGCTCCTGCGGCGCCATTTCATTGGCGAAGAAAAGTTCCTGGGGCACGTCGGGGGCGACGATTTCTTCGTCGGAATCGACGGCGGTACCGAGGAGGATATGACGGCCGTCTTTTCACGTCTGATCGACGATTTCCGATCCGACGTCCGCCAGCTCTACTCGCCTGAGCACCTGTCGGCGGGACGGATCAGCGGGTATGGCCGCGACGGCGTCTCGAAGGACTTTCCCCTAATGCGCTGCTCCATCGCCGTGCTTGTCCTGCCGGAAGGCCTTGTGCTCTCGGACGGCCAGGTGGTGAGCAAGCGGATCGCGGAGATCAAGGCGCGTGCCAAGGCGAGCGAAGAAGGTTTCGCCATGGAGTCCCTCGACCGGTCCTGAGCGGCGGACGCGAGGGGAACTTTCCCGAACGGCATGAGCGCTATAGGTATAGGCGGAACCGCTAGCGAGGATGCCGCCATGAACCCTCCCACAGAAATGACTTTTGTCGACCTTACCGGCTTCGGAGGACCGGAGAACATGATGCTGGCGCGAGGGCCGCTGCCTGAGGTCCGGCCCGGCGAAATGCTGGTCCGCGTGGAGGCCTTCGGCATCAACCGGCCGGACGTCCTGCAGCGCAAGGGAGACTACCCGCTGCCACCAGGAGCGAGCCCGGTTCTCGGGCTCGAAGTTGCGGGCGAAGTGGTCGCTCTCGGCGAGGGCGCGGCCGGCTTCTCGACCGGCGA
Encoded here:
- a CDS encoding GGDEF domain-containing protein, whose product is MSAAPAEVLSLRRFGDDQVVTLAKLVIENALQPIVEATTGAVFGYESLMRGFERLGFASPVELLDKAESAGQLLALEHLINSRAVAAFAKLPDFSARTLFLNFDARLIGGEGDIVERLVNHLKRANIAPSSLCFELSERFDSSRMPDFSVLVRQLRLAGFKLAIDDFGAGFNGLKLLCDQPVDYVKIDRHFISGIDKDARRRHLVRHTVNMAHVLGTRVIAEGVETEAELLACRDLGCDLMQGYFIARPTTHLRELQAVYPHLQPEGVRRSSSTLDSILIRKEIEQLPAARESDDLDSVFDLFRLNPRQPFFPVLNADGEPRGILHEYHVKEMIYHPFGRDLLKNRIYQRRISHFVTPAPIADLDTPADEMLKIFAGMDGSDCVILTENMRYAGILSASSLLKIINEKQLKMAQEQNPLTGLPGNRTIRDYVQRAILDGDRVRYFCYCDFDDFKPFNDTYGFQKGDLAITLFAALLRRHFIGEEKFLGHVGGDDFFVGIDGGTEEDMTAVFSRLIDDFRSDVRQLYSPEHLSAGRISGYGRDGVSKDFPLMRCSIAVLVLPEGLVLSDGQVVSKRIAEIKARAKASEEGFAMESLDRS